In a genomic window of Pirellulales bacterium:
- a CDS encoding glycosyltransferase, with the protein MLSDNLPWIRASRNLVPPRDRGPLRVMFILTSMGVGGAETLLVNLIRRMDRTRFAPEICCLKSLDELGELMAAEVPAHAELITGKYDIRVLGRLTALLRQRRIDAIVTVGTGGDRMFWGRLAAYRAGVPVVLSAIHSTGHPDHVEWQNRLLTPLTDGFIAVARPHARHLIQNEGCPLERVYVIPNGVDTERFRPLTPQQTLRTELGLPVEAPLVAILAALRPEKNHELFLRMAARVRDAVPQSRFLLIGDGPRRAALEQLTAELKLREEVQFLGIRQDIPQLLSAVDVVALTSHMEANPVSILEALACEKPVVSTHVGSIGETVEDNVSGFLVPPGDEVQFADCVVRLLQEPLLAQRMGRAGRDHVVAHWSLDRMVEGYQNLIYDIYASKCEPGLPLPIPVALLEPELEAATTQ; encoded by the coding sequence ATGTTGTCGGACAATCTGCCGTGGATCCGTGCGTCTCGCAACCTTGTTCCGCCACGCGATCGTGGTCCGCTGCGTGTGATGTTCATCCTCACGAGCATGGGTGTCGGCGGCGCCGAGACACTGTTGGTCAACCTGATCCGCCGTATGGATCGAACCCGATTTGCCCCGGAGATTTGCTGCCTGAAGTCGCTCGACGAGTTGGGCGAGTTAATGGCAGCAGAAGTGCCTGCACATGCCGAATTAATCACCGGCAAGTACGATATTCGCGTGTTGGGCCGCTTGACGGCGCTATTGCGCCAGCGGCGAATCGATGCCATTGTCACGGTCGGCACGGGGGGCGATCGCATGTTCTGGGGACGTCTGGCCGCTTATCGCGCCGGGGTGCCCGTCGTGCTGAGTGCGATCCACTCGACAGGTCATCCGGATCATGTTGAATGGCAGAATCGGTTATTGACACCGCTCACAGACGGATTTATCGCCGTTGCCCGCCCTCATGCACGCCATCTCATTCAAAACGAGGGCTGCCCATTGGAACGGGTCTATGTGATCCCCAACGGCGTCGATACAGAACGATTCCGGCCACTTACGCCGCAGCAGACATTACGGACCGAACTCGGTCTGCCGGTTGAGGCACCGTTGGTCGCGATTCTGGCAGCGTTAAGGCCGGAAAAGAATCACGAATTATTCTTACGCATGGCAGCGCGGGTGCGCGACGCCGTACCCCAGTCGCGGTTTCTGTTGATTGGCGATGGTCCGCGCCGCGCCGCGCTGGAACAACTAACGGCCGAACTGAAACTTCGCGAAGAGGTACAGTTTCTCGGCATTCGTCAAGATATTCCGCAGCTGCTATCGGCGGTCGACGTCGTGGCGTTGACCTCGCATATGGAGGCCAACCCGGTCTCGATCCTCGAAGCGCTGGCTTGTGAAAAGCCCGTGGTCTCGACGCATGTCGGATCGATTGGCGAGACAGTGGAAGACAACGTGTCCGGCTTTCTCGTTCCGCCGGGAGACGAAGTGCAGTTTGCGGATTGTGTCGTGCGTCTCCTCCAAGAACCGCTCTTGGCACAGCGGATGGGGCGCGCGGGGCGCGACCACGTGGTGGCCCATTGGTCGTTGGACCGCATGGTCGAGGGGTATCAGAATCTGATATACGACATCTACGCGAGCAAATGCGAGCCGGGCCTGCCCCTGCCGATTCCGGTGGCACTACTTGAGCCCGAGTTGGAAGCGGCCACAACTCAGTGA
- a CDS encoding lipopolysaccharide biosynthesis protein, whose product MSSVPSTTVPETEDARLRADTLADSVLILLVLTIVQRGIGFFRSIVVCRWLEPEQLGEWDMAFGFLNLAAPLAVLGLPGSFGRYVEHYRQKGQLKTFLRRTGICTFIGAVAALAVLLSANGWFSALVFGSRDFEDLMFVLSLVLATVIAHNTCTSLFTALRMYRVVSILQFINTMSFAAVSLGLLYYWRTDAMSVVAAYGISCLITAVLSALWLSGGWKGIPVNPMIRLPYSAMWAKLLPFAVWVWITNWLANTFDVADRYMIVHYSGLSAPEALMQVGQYHSSRVVPVLLVGVAELLANLLTPHLTQDWEAGHRHEVSHRLNLFLKMFGLGLVGASVAVMFAAPLLFGVAFEGKFAGGLHVLPWTLTYCCFSATLVMAQNYLWCAEKARFASIALAVALVVNVTINYLLLPVLGLLGAVLGTAAANAVALALVFVANRLHGMRVERGTVLIAALPAVFWLGPWVTLAATAVVIVAGLVDSRIFSHEDRKRMFEIGNHYVSRIRSYFRREHAVQP is encoded by the coding sequence GTGAGTTCCGTACCTTCGACGACTGTTCCCGAGACCGAAGACGCGCGGCTGCGCGCCGATACGCTGGCCGACAGCGTGTTGATCCTGCTGGTGCTGACCATCGTGCAGCGCGGCATTGGGTTCTTTCGCAGTATCGTCGTTTGCCGCTGGCTCGAGCCCGAGCAACTCGGCGAATGGGACATGGCATTCGGTTTTCTCAACCTGGCTGCACCATTGGCGGTGTTAGGGCTGCCGGGTTCCTTTGGTCGATATGTCGAGCATTACCGTCAGAAGGGGCAACTCAAGACGTTTCTCCGTCGCACCGGTATCTGCACGTTTATCGGGGCCGTGGCGGCGCTGGCGGTGTTATTGTCGGCAAATGGCTGGTTTTCGGCGTTGGTGTTCGGCAGCCGCGATTTCGAAGATCTGATGTTCGTCCTGTCGTTGGTTTTGGCCACGGTGATCGCCCACAACACCTGCACGTCGTTATTCACGGCGTTGCGCATGTACCGCGTCGTTTCGATTTTGCAGTTTATCAATACGATGTCGTTTGCCGCCGTCAGTCTGGGATTGCTCTATTACTGGCGCACCGACGCGATGAGCGTGGTGGCTGCGTACGGAATATCGTGCTTGATAACGGCCGTGCTGTCGGCGTTGTGGCTGTCGGGTGGATGGAAAGGTATCCCCGTCAATCCGATGATCCGTCTTCCCTACAGCGCGATGTGGGCCAAGCTGCTGCCGTTTGCCGTTTGGGTGTGGATCACGAATTGGCTGGCCAACACTTTCGATGTGGCCGACCGCTACATGATCGTCCATTACAGCGGCCTCTCTGCGCCCGAGGCCTTGATGCAGGTCGGGCAGTATCACAGCTCGCGCGTCGTGCCCGTGCTGTTAGTGGGCGTGGCCGAACTGCTGGCCAACCTGCTGACGCCGCATCTGACCCAAGACTGGGAAGCCGGGCATCGGCACGAGGTCTCTCACAGATTGAATCTGTTCCTGAAAATGTTCGGCCTGGGCCTGGTCGGCGCTTCGGTAGCCGTGATGTTTGCCGCCCCCCTGCTGTTTGGCGTGGCGTTCGAGGGCAAGTTTGCCGGTGGATTGCACGTGCTGCCGTGGACGCTGACTTATTGCTGCTTCAGTGCCACGTTAGTGATGGCCCAGAACTACTTGTGGTGCGCCGAGAAGGCCCGCTTTGCCAGCATTGCGCTGGCCGTGGCGTTGGTGGTGAATGTAACGATCAACTATTTGTTGTTGCCAGTTTTGGGATTGTTAGGAGCAGTGCTCGGCACGGCCGCGGCCAACGCGGTTGCCTTGGCGTTGGTCTTTGTCGCGAATCGGCTGCACGGCATGCGCGTCGAACGTGGCACTGTGCTGATTGCCGCATTGCCGGCCGTGTTCTGGCTCGGGCCTTGGGTCACGTTGGCCGCCACGGCCGTCGTAATTGTGGCAGGCCTGGTCGACAGCCGCATCTTTTCGCACGAAGACCGCAAGCGCATGTTCGAAATCGGCAACCATTACGTCAGTCGCATTCGTTCGTATTTCCGCCGCGAACACGCGGTGCAACCGTAG